ataTGTTGCCTTAATTGAATTTTCTGGTCATATATGTGCCTTGGTAGCtaaaaacaacattttattctaagttctttaaaaaaaactttccagTTTTTGATCAAGAGGAAGTTGGAGAATGGCGGTGCTCAACAAAGTCTCGAGCGGCTGATTGTTAGAGAGAACACAGACAGTACAATCAATGACAATGAAGGACCGAATGAAGGCATAAATGAGTTAGAGCTTAGAGAGGACAGAGAGAGAACATCACTTCATGCAAGTGAATCGTTTCGTGACAGGAATAATGAAGTTGTAAAGAAGAAAGAGATCACATTGAAGTATTTGAAGGATGTATCAAACGCCCATCTACTGGTGGCAACCCTCATAGCAACAGTAACTTTTGCAGCTGGTTTCTCTCTACCTGGTGGGTACAATGAAGATAAGCCAAACAAGGGTAAATCAGTTTTATCAACAAAGGCAGTTTTCAAAGTCTTTGTGATAACAGATGCTATGGCTTTCTATTGCTCAACTGCAGCTGTGTTTCTCCACTTTTTTGCTTCACTGGAACAAAACTATCATTTGCTTCGTCGTTTCACAAGATTTTCCGCGCTACTCACTTACATCTCTCTACTGGGAATGGTGATAGCATTTACTTCAGGCATTTATGTGGTGCTACCTGATTCCTCCCCGACTTCAACAACTTTAATTGCTCTTGGGTGTTTATTCTTGAGTTTTTACATCTTTGGGATTCTGTAGAACCATAGAATAGAATGTGATATCAATTGTATATTCTTAATTTCTCAATGAAGTTATAGACAATATATACATTAGTTCATGTATAGATGGAATACTCTCTTAGTAAGGAACTGCCTGTATTTAATGTCAcaccccaagacccactccaaagGTGTGACGGTCATTtaacacctcaaacccgaaagcttaaagtgtaacctgatccaaacaattatcttgtaattagAAGTtatcaattaccaaatacctattTAGAATAacggaacaaaattctaaaatcttcaaaacttaactttaaaactaagcatccatcaaccaaaatccattatccaaatagattgcaaactcaaacaattcaagtgctaagaaaaattttcataatctccaaatctcaacttcaaactatcataaaaaaaataaaaataaataaataaataaataaaactcaatatctaaatagcttccaaaaaccaaataatccaaatgaacataaacatataagctaacaatgtccaaaataacaTCCTAAACAAAttaatcctaatgatgaccattctccgacctagccatcactcctcgcccgaactaagggtacctgaaaagtaatcaacaaataggaatgagctTAAAGCCCAATAAGaaacattaatgcagtccatggatcaaatatttcaagttcactttCAAAATAGGAgaaattataactaattattttcataaacctttgagtCAGCTTTgtcaatacattcaaaacttttaactgtacactttcatttctgattcaaacattttcatatcaaattcagtcaaaacatttaaatcatttatttactatgatcatcaaatatcaaatagtgCCCAGTTAGGTAGgactttttttcaaataagtggctagcctcaaattatTCCTTTAAGGTGGGCGGAACCAAACACACTACTAGTATTAGTAACCTCTAACTAAACCACTAGAGGCTgaggtccaaatcaattacattacccaccaagaaatgtaaagatCAACTATTATATTCCGTTGACAAGGTCCAAAAAGTCATAAGTCAACtgttatatcccgttgacaaggatcaaacaaaccagagtcaaacacttatttcaattattcaaatttgcaaaatataatatctccacatttctctgttgtaaacaaaatataaggttctaacatacttttcatgcaaaacatatttgatccatgcataaaacgaataataactcaaaacgtttccaaataatgtatataaaaatttgtttctaaaaaaaaataactacatTAATTTTcgttacctcaaaagaagtcctcaaaaacttgggagaaaaataattctgaaaaatctactcttcacctaacaaagtataagagaaataactattactatttatctaaaattataggtttgacaatcttaaaattttaggtattcaaattaatgtttttaattatgaaagataatttaatctattcctatttcagaaaattaataaatttgtaattcatataaaacttaaattttattttcaatttatttcttaggacacaatataatttaattaaaccaCAATCtattctattaattaaattttatgctacTTATTAACTTACACTCACATTagtataataatattgataacTTCTATTTTCTcactttcagttttttttttttttccactaaaCATAAACTGTATCCCCAACAATTCTCCATATTTGCtaacataataatatatgtataaattaacCACCAACACACTTCCCCGTACAAATCTcccttattattaatattattatttttttattttttattttttcaccactcttaatcttccacacgCACGcattcttctctctctctttttttttttaatctataggAGTTGTGCACACATAGAGATCacacctttttaaaaaaaaaataattttcaatctcttaagccacatatatatatatatatatatatatatatatatataattatttactcaattttttttttcattgtttagatctaatcatctaagaaaattttgaatttccctaTTATCACCAATGgaacaacctatattcataatttcaatattttgacctaaaaaatttaaatagattaaCCCTAGCTTAAATTGAAATCTCCcagagaatcattttttttttcaaaaacttaagatttcccaatttCTAACAATAAAACCACCAATAATcctaaatttccaatattttgatattaacacgaattaaaaaaataaactaaccctaatctaaatttaaaaaaatttcaaagaataacTAGTGTGTTCAGAACTAACTAACGAATATAATGTATTAatttagggttagaatcttacctggaAAGACTTGAACTTCAACTCTAAACCTCTAAGCCCTACGATCTCCAATTCCCTAATTCTGGTTTATAGGGTTTTCTAAATgaagaagacaaaagaaaaaaaaatcgaatttatacctagaattttttattagtaaaaggactctttcacccttaatgaatttaattaattactaaattactttataaattactattttgcCCCTAGATTAAATTTTAGGGTGTTACATTTAACTCTTAAATCTCTGTGTATTTACTTAATAGAAGGTTTTTGGCAATTCCTTTGAATACTTCTAGGCTTGATTGTGTGATCCACGGCTAGATATGGCGATAGGAATATATCCATTAATATATAATGTAAACTTATATGTTATCACTACCTCAAACAAACGTATATGAGAATGTTCAATACTTCTATGCTCTGaatttaatgagttttagaCAATTTGTAGatgaaacaataataatttttttaatgttgtaaATGAAGACAATAAAGAGAAGAGAGGAAAATTAGATAATAAAGTGAACTCTAAAGTTATAAATTTCCACTAATCTTAACCTTATTTTTAGGGTTACAATCATAATTACTggaataaatactttttaataactATGAAGGCTAGATAGATATCTAAAAGGTGTATTACAAAAAATGGTGACATCCACAAATTCACAATGAATTTAGAACTCACCCACTGCCCATGCATGTTCACTATATTTTTGGGTTGGAAATGCATGTCTCTTATTCAAAATAGGTAGGGGGATTCCAACTTAGCTTCTGCCTCAAGTATCCTTGCATTCCTTTGAGTTTTAAATGGCCCACCATGTTTTTGGGTTTGAAATTTGTGTCTCCTATTTGAAATAGGTAGGGGGATCAAACTTAGCCTCTATCACGAGTATCCTTGCATTCCTTTGAGTTTTAActagcaaaaaaccattttgaATTCAGGATGTCAATTTTGAACtcaacatttttctttccctagTTTGCTTCAAATGCACATAACTttctcatttcaactccaatttgtGCAtcatttgaagtgttggacttttgatttcccaagctttgaaacaaTATCTAGTTTTCCCAAAATTGACCTCAAAAAATGTTCTAAACTTTAtctcaaagtcagagtatatgTTACTGCCaaattttgagttccaaattttcATGTGAACTTGATTACATTTGTTTCAAACCTTCTCCATTATGGTTGCTTGCCCTCTATCTCAGTCCATAACATACTACTGGTATTTCATGCCTATGGCTTGCTCTTTACACCCTTTCTTGGACTTTTCATAGCTCACAAGTCTCAAGTCTCTTAGTTATAGTTTAATCCCTTCTACTCTCTTGGTTGATAATGACTTTTGCACTTATCCATTTTTTTCATCCCTTAAACTTAGAATTAGGCTCAAAATAAAAGTTAGATCCATAACTATGGTCGTAGCATGAAATTAAGTTAAGTTGGATGATTTGAACtttttatattacataaattatattattaaatatgtgcCATCGGAGCACATATTTTAGCTTCAATCAAGTAACTtacaatgaagaagaaagaaatgagagaatcCTTAGCtttatatcaaagaaaaaagaaatgagaaaagaaggaaCAATGGAAAAGGAAGATATGTCTCCCATTTTCCTTACAAGagctttaaatagaaaattttcaagggCCTTGTGAATCAATCTTCCTATACACATGTGAACTCCTCAACTTTCTCCTAAAGAGTCTTTTATAGCCACGTGAAAAGATCTTAGCTTTTAGATAAAGTCTTCTGTATCCATGTGAAGAAATCTTAGCTTTTATTTGAAGAGTCGTATCTTTCTAGTAAGCATGTGGAGTCTTCAGCTTTTGTTTGGAGAATATGAATGTGGCCATATGAAGagtcccatttttctttttataacaTGTGACCTTATTGTAGACATGTGATGTCCAAAGAATCTTAATGGGGTCATGTATCAGAGTCTTATTGTCTGAAGGCATGTTAACTTACTATAGTCCTGTGGGGACTTTAAATACTTTGACTTTTGTCTTCGAGATAATTGGTAAAGGAATGTTCTAACTTTGCTTCCACTTCTATACTAACATTTCCATCTTCATCTTGTGAGAGGATGAAGAGGTTGTCTTTATGGAACTTCTAATACTCCTTTATAGTCTTAGCTACAACAAGTTcagcttgaatttgttgtttaTTAAGAACAAACTAGGACATATCTTCTGATATGGAAGCCATCTGAGGATggtcttgaaaatatttttgaaaaaagaagatTAAGGAATCATTTTTCAAGTCATCTCACCACTTAGTTTTAAAAGTCTTTTCTAAAGAGGGAAAGATTGTTGAAGCATATTTTCAATGATGATATAGTCCCACTAGATTATCCAAGCTAGTGCAAACTcactgaagaaaaataaaagctaaggaaaaactaaccatttcttaaggaaaacaatgatttttgaaaatttgcaaAATCCTAAAGAAAAGGTTTGAGAGGAACTTAATGGTTGGACCAAAATAATTCCACATAATGTGAAACCataatggaaaaaggaaaacttaTACTTTGACTAAAAATAGAAtatccatgaatgatggaaaatcttattttgaatgaggaaatcaatgaacaATGCCCTATCGTAATCCTAGTAATTAAAGAATCTTGGTTTAGAAGGTTTTAAAAATTCCCTCAAATGGTTAGGATTACCTTCCCACTACTCAACTATGAGAACCTTAGAGATGTGACATGTGGAGTATGCAAACTCCAAGTTACTAAACTTACTTGAATTATGCTTAATCTTAACAAATCCAATATGCATAAGGATGATTCATAAAATcctcttgtttttaaaagattaccaaaaggataataaaaattatcataaaaagttTTCTTTGTAATCTGTCTTAGGTCTTCACTAAAAAACCTCTCTCAATAATCATAATAGGTTGATTGAGATCATTTTCTAGTGTTacgaaattttggaatttggtGTGGGATTGACTACCTCCAcaatttgttttcttaaatCAAAACTTTAAGCTACTTCCTTTTAGGAGGAAGAATGAGTTACTTGCTTAAATATTTAAGACCTGAGATAATTAGAAAATGGGTAGTCTTAAGGGTTTTTAACCAATCTAAAGGATTAAAATATAGGGATAGAAACTTATCTGAGAGTTGAGTCTAAATAGGGCCAAATGgttttgggatagaagaaggaagagaaagTTATGTCTTAACTTCTTCTTGTTGTTCTACCAAAACACTCTATGGGAGTTTTCTAGTGCCACTGAAAGATTCCTGGGAAATCTTAGTCTTTAGGTTCTTATGGTTCCTTAGAAGATTGAGAAAATGACCTGAATGATTGGGTTGCCTTCCTAGGGGCATGAACCCATGAATCCTATAAAAATTCAcaagtgagaaaataaagaactaagttattttcttctttgaaattttcaatttgaaattaaaaatatttataatcatttgTCATGCATCTGGAAAAAAATATGCTTAGAAGttatattttcaacatttttttgaaaaattaattttattgatttgcAATTGACACATACTAAAAACTTTTGGTTTAAAAggttatcttgaaattttgaaatgcataaaacaatacttaaaatttcttttttaattgcGTCATAATTGAGTTAGGCTTGATTCCAAATTCCTGAGGTGAACCTTATCAATCTTTCCTTATTACCATCCTTTTACTTAAGAATCTCACCATAACCTATTTTTTAAAGCATCTATCTCAATAATCTTAAAGGCTTCAAAGTAGCTAAGGCTAGGCAAGACAAAGTTTTGGCTCTATTTTTAATAAgcctaaaaattttgatatgttCCTCACCATAGTATTGGATCCTTCTTAAGTCTCTTTCTTAATGATGCACATAATTGACTTATTGTTAGGATAAAGTCCTTAAAAGAATGACATGATGAAATAAACATGCCTACATCCCCAGATAAAAGATAATCTTTCCATTATatcatagagaatattataaagGATAGAACTAAATAAAACTATTAGGTTCCCAAACCAACCCATGTTTCctcactccttgtatccataccctgAATCACAAGTCTCTTTGCTCCATTGAGTGTCtcccattcttcctcacatccTTATCCACCTCATATAATCTTTACAAAcacatctccatctcataactttttcccttcatgacctagaatatttatagagatatttcaaCTTTCCTTATTCgataaggaaatctaatattataaaaatatatcaacttagaaaacattttatacaatattcttttcaaaaatgaatatttactaattagaaatttaggacactttccaacaatctccaccttagAGAAAATTCCAACAATCTTTCACCTTAGAGGAATATATACACTAGCTCTTTGTGTATCACATCCAACAAGAGAGTAATCGTTTCACttgggctctgataccaatttgttgTGCTAACAAAAACTATAAAGTAATCAATGTTAGTTCAGGAACACAAAGttaaaataatcaacacaaTGGTACATGTCAATCATGCTTACATCCACGGATAAGAGAGAATATTTTAACTATActatagagaatattataataCAATTATTGGGTCTCaaaacatctcatgtttcccTACTCCTTATATCCACATCCTAAACCACGATCCCCTTTAATCTATCAAGTATCTCCTATTCTgtctcacatctctatccatctCATATAATCTTTACAAGtacatctccatctcataactttttcccctcataatctaaaatatttatagagatattccaACTTTCCTGATTCCAGAAACCTAATATTAAAACAGTATatcaacttagaaaatattctatacaatgccattttcaaaaaataatttttactaattAGGATTTTAGAAGACTTTCCACTCAAAggtatcataaataatttcttgCTTCTTGAACATTATTACAGGCACATTTCCATTTCACAACTATTTCCCCTCATAATctaaaatatctataaaaacaTTCCAACTTTCATGATTCTAGAAaactaatattacaataatatatcaacttagaaaatattttatacaatatccTTTTCAAACAATAATctttattaattaagaatttagAAGACTTTCCACTCAAAgctatcataaataatttcttgCTTCTTGAACATTGTTACCGGATAATCAATATTTTTGTCAGTCAATTTTACAATAAAACTTTAATCGTTACAAATAGATAACCActgaaaactaataaaaatctcACATCCTAAGAGAAGATATTACTCAAATGTCGGGCACTTGATCGAAGATTCAAAGATAGCAAGCTTAGTTAGGTAGGTTGGTCCATCAAGGGCCCATTAATTAGAACTAAGGAGTCAACCCAACTTCATGCTTCGACCCAACAAGCACGCTAGTGAACCAGTCCGCAGTCCTCGCCCCATTGCCGGTTCAAAGACCAAGCAACTTCAATTTTATGCCACTATACTTGGTTTATTACTATAAtgcatatttcattttaaacacagaaaaaattttatttatgttgaaaaattatgttaggggattttggaaattaaatatgGAACATTTCAATAAGTTTAGTGGGGAATTTTGTAACTGTACAGTGTGATGGACTAAAATTAGATACAAAGTGGATTTATTAATCGGATGGACTAGAATATATACTGTATGATTGACAAAATATACTGTATGGTTTATAAAATTTGTGGTGTCTAGAAATTAAATCTGATGTAAAGTAGATTAATCTTATTTGATTCttagaaattttgaaggaatatACCAGACAAGGAAAACatagagaaaataaaggaagataaaaaattaatttaaagttaataaattatttataatacttttcaatttttttctttttatataaatataaaataatttgaaaatatataaatttctaaccaattttatttatatttattttttataataaaaaactatttttcttaatattttttttccttccttgaataatttctaataaactaaagataatttttttttttccttaagtaAGGTAATTGGAAatgatgaaatgaataaaatatgagaaaatgatatttttggcCCTTTCAGAAATATTGAATAAATCTTGggtacaataatttttaaaaataatttaaaatttaaaaatcaaggcaattaatttttaaatttagccAACAAAACTAGTTGAAAATATCCTATCAATAATTGTTTAACCggaatattgtttttaaaaactatttttaagttaaaagaataaaaaaggattttctactattttataaaaataagggtatTTGGCAAGtcgtttttaaaaatgaaaagagttttaaaaaaagcacatataattttttttttttaaattcatatttaaaaattttcaatattgatATTAGATCGCAATGAGAGAAAGGAAATAATaccatgtttaattttatttatttattatgattttttaaaattttctatgtttccttattgtttttaaaaactaatgaagacaacttttacttgttttctaaaaatatttctctattttactttgtttttaaaaactattttaagaaaacaacaaccaaacaatgttaggatttttaaaaacagtttttgttttttaaaaataaaaaattatttttaaattacgcAACAAACTAGAtttttagagtgcgtttgacaatgattttgtgaagtgtttttaccatttttgttacttgaaaatttttattttttaagtattaaaaatatttaaaactctTTCTAAAATTACACTAAAGCGCACTCTTCATCTCTTCACAAACTACTTTTATGAAaggttataaaaaatttgaaaaattatgggAGTGGGTGCATGGGATTATTTTTGAAAGTAAGACAAGGTGAAAAGTAGAGGCTAATATTTGCAAAAAGGCTTCACTCCAGATATGCACATGGATTAAAGATGAGAAAATGAGAGGATGGAAGAAACGGGAAGAAAAGTTCTGTTTTCTAGAAGAGAAGATGGCCTGCAGAGAAATATCGCGGTGGACTTGACTTTTGGATATTTGGCATATATAGAGAGTGGAGAAGATGAATGGGGGGAGAGAAGAGAAGCCTCTGCACTTGTCCTTtcgaaaaaggaagaagagaggaTTTCCAGTGAGATTGGCGAATCCAACAGTGAGTCAGCGCCAGATCGTCCCTGGAATTTGAGATAGGGTGGTTAACTTGTTGAGGTAGGATGGTTTTTCCCGGAAATAAAGCTGCTTTCCATTTCTGTAATCACATTAGAATATAACTGAATGTATGTATGAATGTCCATGCAGATGAGATATCTTGGGATATACATAGAATTGAATGTTCATATATTTGTTGGTTGGCAGTAGAACGAGTTATCATTATTGGGTTCTTGGATAGTATGAATGTTGATGCAGATGAGAAATTTTGAGATATACCTATATCTTGGTTGTGTGGTGATATCATGTGTTAGGACCATTGGTGGTTAAACTTTGTCTTGTGCTGGGATATTATTGTTGTCTCATTCTTATACATATTGATATTGCATAATAATTATTGGATTGAAAAATGATGTTTTATAAGTTGTTTAGACAGGGCTAAGATTTGAAACTTAGACAATACTAATTAAGcctaaaacaaaacaaacaaaaaaacttaagattggAATAGAGTGCTTATCATATTATATGGCCGAGGTGGGGCAGAGCATATCGTCCTTAAAGTAGATCCATCCTCTTCAAGGATCAACCTTTGGTGTAGGAGGAAACTAGcactacaaaaaaaattaagtattgtTGACCCACTTAGATTTATTTTTGCAACGGATTTAAACTATCACAAATTTCACCTATACTCTATTGCGAATTGAATTATTTGTTgcttatatttaacaaatacCCATCGGCAAAAATACTATTGCAATGGATTTAAACCATCACTCAATTAATATATACTTTTGTCATAAAAGTAATTTACATGTAAAACATaatgatttttcataaataattttttcaatgaaaattacTACTCATAAAATTGTGTTATTATAGTGGATAATAATATTACATaatttattccaaaaataattattgtcttatgaatatgaaatattttcatcataGTTATATGATAAATATGATCTAGCTAGtgacaaaacaattttatgatttttttttaaatttcatacaatatttttagtgaatatagtgttttaatcaaaatagttttagcattttaatattttgtaactattttttattgtcaattttgaaaagcaattaatgaaatattgttaatatatattttttagaaatatttttagaatttaaataatttattgttttatatatagagatgatgaaaatattgatttttaaagatattttaagaaatatcgatggatattcTAACACAAAATATCGTTGAgatgaaaattgatcaaaactcatgaaaatatagggaaaattctaaataaattatataaaaagtaataatagaaattttgaggttattttattaaagattCTTTCTCCACGAGATTTGGGCCGTGATGAAGcctttcttttgttgtttctcTTATCTGACCTTCCCCCGATAGGCAAGCCTTCTCCATTTGACCCTTCCTTCTTTAGCTCCAATTCTTTTGATCTAAGAGCAAATTGAACTTCTTCAAGTGTTAAGGTTTTCCTACCATACTTCATAGTTTCCTTGAAGCTAGAATACAAACTAGGCAAAGAGTTCAACACCAAGCCTGCCTTATCTTCATCATCCACTTTGATGCCTATATTAGACATCTCAAGCACAATTTTGGCAAAATAATCAAGATTATTTGCAATCGATCTATCTTCCTGCATCTTAAATCCATAGTCTTTCTTTCAAATACAACCTGTTCGAAAGTGAGTTCTCCATATAAAGTTGCTCAAGCTTGTTCCAAACACCCTTAGTTACAGTTTCTTTTGAGACTTCCCTCCAAGCTTTATCTCCAAGAGCTAGAATGATCAAATGGTAGGCTTTCTCATCTATGTCGGATTTCTCTTTTGCTGTCATGGTGACTGATAGCTCCGACTCATCCTTCAATGCATCTTTCACTCCTTGTTGAAACAAAATAGCTTTCATCCTCATTCTCCAGACATTGAAATCATTTTTCCCAGTGAATCTTTCGATCTCACTTTTAATTGATCCCATCTTACATATCAACCAAGCTCTGATATCGATTTGTTAAAAGACCAGCAAGAAAATGATGCTTCTCAAGGAACAAGCAATCAATGATCtaatgagaaagaaaagcaaATGACAAACAGCATAACAGAGGATTTACGTGGTTGGCTTTCTCAAACCTACATTCACGGAAGCAATCGAAGAACCAATCCACTAGAGCgaaaaaatggagagaaattGTTACAACACAACCCGTACTCAGCCCTTTCAGCACACTTTGCCCTCTTTTACAACCCCTTGTTTTTGGCTTAAAACAAAGCACTAGAAAACCTAGTTGTGAAACAATGTTTTTCTTACACTTGCATCACACTGAATAAATAGCCTGTTATAAAAACCTTCCAGTCggaaatagaataaagaatattattcaAAGAGGGCACACACACAACAAAGCTAGGTCACGTGTTGGGCAtgtgtattttatttttgtgccACATCACAACACAATTAAAGAAttcatatttatgttttaaatgaTACAACAATGTGAATCATGAATAATCATCTATAAATGtagcataaaaacaaaaatattgatttttagtcaTTAGAGCCAAGCCCCAAGGATCACAATGTATTTTATCAAGAGGAGAT
Above is a genomic segment from Vitis riparia cultivar Riparia Gloire de Montpellier isolate 1030 chromosome 14, EGFV_Vit.rip_1.0, whole genome shotgun sequence containing:
- the LOC117930531 gene encoding ankyrin repeat-containing protein ITN1-like codes for the protein MVTETDIFTWTPLHYAAQLGHLEATRKLLECDKSVAYLWDKEDSRTILHVAAQCGKSIVVKYILEEPRWESLINESDNQGNTALHLAAIYRRYNSVRILAGDRRVDKKATNKKYLKAIDIVQSNMDLGDIKKFLIKRKLENGGAQQSLERLIVRENTDSTINDNEGPNEGINELELREDRERTSLHASESFRDRNNEVVKKKEITLKYLKDVSNAHLLVATLIATVTFAAGFSLPGGYNEDKPNKGKSVLSTKAVFKVFVITDAMAFYCSTAAVFLHFFASLEQNYHLLRRFTRFSALLTYISLLGMVIAFTSGIYVVLPDSSPTSTTLIALGCLFLSFYIFGIL